The Triticum urartu cultivar G1812 chromosome 6, Tu2.1, whole genome shotgun sequence genome includes the window TTCGTTTCGTGCACTGCTCTGTGCGCGCTAGATGAAGCTGGATCGGTTTGTTAGCGTCATTTGCTCGCTGTAGGGTTGATTCGCACAGGCGAGCTGGCTGCGCGTGCGCGCTCGGCTACTATCCCGTCCAAAAGCCGGACGGTGGTGTCCATGGGTCACGACGGCAGGCCAGCTAGCGAGCCAGCCAACATTAAAAATTTGAaacaaaaaaaaatgaaaaaagaagaaaaagaacaaagaaacaaaaaaaaaagTATCACTTGTGGCCACAGCCTACACTGAGGCAACGCATGAGGGGTGTGAAAAAAGAAATAACGGCCAAAACACCACGACGGGCCCTTCTCCGCGAGCGGCATGTACATGGACAACACCAAACGATAAAAAAAACCAAAGAATGCGGATCTTGATGCCTAAATCACGCGGTTAGAAAGTTAAATGTGCGGTAACTATTTTACCTGTAGATGTGAAATAGCAAATCTGTTACATCTAAAAACAACGCAACAAAACGGGCTGCCAACATGCCGCAATAATGGATCGATAAAAATGAAGCCAAACATGCCAACAAAAAGGATGTGTGACAAAACATAAATAGCGAGGTGAGAATCAAGTGCTTGCATAAAAATTTACAAAAATTTAACCAAACGGCGACAAGCATAGATGAGACATTGTTTATTTGTCTGATGAATTTATTTGTCTGATGCAATTTATTATCAAAACTGAGAGACACAAAAAATAGTCTACATGAAAACACCTGAAACCACGAATGTACCTCTGTTCTCACTGATTTGAATATGTATGATTTTGTGTCAATCAAGAAATACTAGATGCGataaaaaaggaataaaaaaattACATGGACAACACCACTGTCGTTGCATCCAGCCCATGCGATATCTTTGGGCATGTTTATATAGGCCAATCAGGTCCGCGAAAAAAAAATTGGTTGTTTGTTTACCCGTGTTTATTGTTTAGCCCACATGAATATTAAAGCACCTCTCAGCCAGGCCTATTAAGAGCGCTTAAATCGGCAGTTTCCAGCGAGTCATTGACTGAGATGAGGCACATCACGCGTACATGATAGACCCTGTTGCACAAGAAGAGGTTGGACGGATACCAGCTATATACGTGCTATCTTCTTCTATCTTTAGTAAGCTCCTTTTTAATCTCCTTCTATCTTGATGTTATGATTTCATTCAGACAGTCGGTTCGTAGTTCCGTCGAACTGTAAATGCTTAATTTCATGTTCATGTTTGGAGCTATTTCCACTTATCTCTAAATGCCATGCCGAGTTATCTTCTTCCATCCTTCCCAAAGGAAGCATTTGCACAGCGGCCACATCAATAGGAAGAAAATTATTCTGTAAAACCTCTCTATCCAAATCTCCATTGTTCGGGTTGATTAAGTCCTCAACCATATTCACAGTCGAGTTCTAAAGACGTAAAAGGGGTTTAAAGCCCAAGTTCGAGGGGATCCAGGGGTCCTCCCAAACTCTAGTATTGCCTTGTGGAGATCATGTGCTGTAAAAAGAATCGTACCATTGGCATTGTAAGGCTTCATCCGCAGAGGTGTGGCACAACCACAGTTTGGTCTCGTGCAACTAGAGCAATGCCGAAACAATCGACGCAAGTCGAGGAGAAGTCGGGGCCGAAGATCaagttccttgttggaatatcatatacacaacacaacaagcatTGCCGAACAAGTTCTTTTGTTCAGAAGTTCTAAAAAAACTAAGTTAGAAATGCTGGATGCCGAACTGTCATTCAGCTCGCCATCACCGAGACTACGCGCATCAATCGAACACGGCCAACTGATCATACTCCGGGCCGGCGATAGCCTTCTCCATGACGACCCTCGGGGTGAACGTGCCGCCGCCATCGAGGAACAGCTTGAGCAAATTCTTGGAGAACCCGCTGACGAGCGCCACCCCCTTCTGTCCGGACATCACCGGCACGGCCTTGGAGTCCCTCAGGTTCCAGAACACTATCTCCGGCACGGCGGCGCCGTAGCCAGCTTCCGAGAACTTCCTCACGATCGCCTCGTAGTCTGTCTCCCACGGGTTCGCCGACGCCTGGTCGAACTCCATGTCGCTGAACACGAACACTCGCTGCACCATCTTCTCCGCCGGCAGGCCGGCGCCCACAGCCACCTCCAGGATCTTGTCGAACACTGCCTGGAAGTCGGTGTTCATACCCCAATCCATGTTCCGGACGAATTCAGTCTTTTCGGAGAGGGTGTCGCCCTTGATCATGTGGATGTTCGGCTGCTCGCTGAAGGTGATCACGCGGCCGCGCCACGGGTCGTCGGTGAGCTCGGACACGAGGAGGCCAAGCGCGATGCAGACGTCCATGGGCAGGCCGGACATGCTTCCGGACACGTCGCACACGGCCACGCAGCTGTTGAGCTTGCCGAGGGCGCGCATGTCGTCGACCATGCGCTGCCACTGCAGGTCGGCCAGTCCGCCGTCGTCCCCATCCTCGCCGAGGGACTCGATGATCTGGTGCGGGAGCAGCGCGCCCGCGGCGATCCGCTTCTTGCCGGACTTGACATCGGCGAGGTATGCGTTGAAGCGCTCGGCGTCGTGCTTGAGGAAGAGGTCCTTGTAGTTCTTCATGGCCACGGAGGCCACGCGCGTGTACACCACGGACTCCCAGGCGCGCGCCGAGATGAACACCTCGGGGAGCTTAAGCGCGGCGCGGAGCGGCACGATGGCCGCTCTGCGGAGGTGCTCGCGCGCGCGGTACGCGTAGTGCGCGTCCGGGAGGTCGTCGCCGAGCTCCGACGACGAGCCCCTGGGGAAGAGCCGCCGCGCGATGGCCTCGCAGAGGAGGGTGGAGCGGTCGTAGGACGAGTCCAGCGACGGGCACCACTTGGCCGCGAGCGAGAAATCCTTGACATTGCCGACAGACAGCTTGCGCATGTCCTCCGCAAGGAGCTCGGCGAACAGGTCGGCCGTGCGATCGTGCAGGAACCGGTACGTGGAGTCGCGGCTGTGCATCTCCAACGCCCTCGCCGCGGCCTCTGCCCTCTTGGCCCGGCGGGACACCGCGGCCGCGGCCGCCAGCTCCCGGTCACGCTCCAGGCTGGCCGCGGTGCGCTCCTCCGAAGATCCGACGGGCGGGGCGCGGTCCTCGCTACGCGGCTTGCGGCCGCTAGAGCCGCCGCTCCAGCGGCCTCTGCCCCGCCCGCGGCCAACGAAGCCGCCGCCCTCGGCCTCGAGGCGGGCCTTCTTGCCGGGGGTCCTGGTGGACTTGCCGCCGTGCACGATGCGGTGGAGCAGCTCGGGCAGGTCCTTGAGGTAGCCGAAGGCGGCGACGGAGGCGGCGTTGCGCGCGAGCGTGGCCGGGTGGCGGGCGTGGAGCCAGAGCGCGGCGGCGTAGAAGCCCTCGCGGTCGGACTTGCCGGACCCCCGCACGCCGCGGAGGTTGGCGACGAGGCGGAGCGCGGTGACCGGGTCGGCGGCCCAGGCGGCGGCGAGCAGCGAGGCGACGGAGGCGGCCGGCGTGCCGGGCACCACGTGGAAGAAGAAGTCGAGGCAGGGGTCCCCCGAGGACACGAACGTCGGCGAGGAGTTCTCCGTCAGCGCCTTCCCCGCCCCGCCCGTCTCCGTCGCCTTGTTGAAGCTGGCGTCCAGCAGGTCCACGAACGCGTCGCCCGTTGGTACCGCCGCGCCCGCTGCGGTGGCAGCCTCCGGCGGGCCGACCAGGGGAAAGCCGGCCATGGGAATCGGCGGAGTTTCTGAAGTGGTCACCCACTCGGTCCTTCTCTCTTCTGCGAGCTCGGGCTTGGGATTGGGTTTTAGGGCTTGGGGTCGGGCTCGTCGGGCGGGCTTGTGTGGAAATGGAGGATGGTGGCGGGTGGAGTTATATGCAGCGGGCGGCAGGTTCCGTGGCAGGCAAGGGTGGGGTTAAGGTCGGTTTGATCGATGAACCGACTAGAACTTGCCTCTCGTGTTCCTCGTTGCGGAGTTTTGTTCTCACGGTAGTGGCCACGTCGCCGCGTGACTCATGGCCCGGCCCACTGTAGCCATCACTTCTTTTGGGACGAGTCGTTTGACCGTCGGCGCAGCATCAACTTCGGTTGACATGAGATTTCTGTTGTCTGCAGACTAGTAGTATTCCTCTTATCACCTTTATAAGACTTTCAAGATATTTCAAACAAGATGAAAAGTAGCTCATTTTCAGTTGTCTAAAACGACTTATAAAAATAAACGAAGGGAGTAGTAATGAAGTACTCCAGACAAGTTCAGACGAGAATTAGTACATCCTCTTTTGTGTGAGCTACACTCCGAGGTGCCTTTTTGAGAGCATCTCCAGCAACGGCTATAAAAACTCGGGCGCGCATGAAACGTTTTCGCGCGTTTTAGCGGAGGAGAAAAACTCGGGCGCGTGAGAAACGACTGCGCGCGCGGGAAAAAGCGGGAGGTCGCGCGTTATATTTGGCGCACCGCTTCCGGCACGGCTATAAATTGCTGCGCCCGCCACTCAGTCTCTCATTGCTTTCCACATTGTCACGCGCTCTCTCCccgcttcttctgcttcctctgCCGCTTCCTCGTCCCGCCATCGACGCGCCACCACCGCGCCACCATGCCGCCGCGCCGCCGGGGATCTTCGGGCTACCGCGGCGTCCGTCAGCGCCCCCCGGCGCCTTCTACGCTGAGATTCGGTCCGACGATGTCCGGCTCAGTCTTGGCACGTTCGAGACCGCGCACGGGGCTGCCTGCGCATACGACGCGACGGCGTGGCGCCTCCAGAGGCCTCGCGTGCAGATGAACTTCCACGACGTCTGGACGTGCGAGCAGGCGCAGGCCGTCGCCCCCCGCCTCGTCTTATAACAGACCAGGACGTGCTGCTGCCTCCTCATCGCCGAGGGAGGACGAGCGAGCCATGGCGGAGTGGCGCCAGCGCTACCCGCAGGACGTCACCGACGAGAACACCTTCTGGGCTGAGAGGACGGCAAGGCGTCGTGCGGAGTGGGCGGACATGCATCGGCGGAAGGCACTCATGGAGGCGTAGTGCGATCTCGTTAATGCGGGTGGGGAGTCGTGGGGAGTCATTCTTTGAGTCATACGATCCTCGTTGGAAagacacactagtagaaaaatgaCCTAATGTTCAGCTCATTAGTCTCGATTTGTAAatgaaccggcactaatgtgaccattaatgccggttccaacggctaggcgtgCGGCactcattagtcccggtttgtgccacgaaccgggactaaagaggtGGTGGCTGGCCGGtgtcaggctggggccccaccaacacatttagtcccggttcgtggcacgaactggGACTAGAGATGCACATTTATTCCCGGTTTGTAtaaccaaccgggactaaagatcatcctatataaacccttcgtcgAGCCCGACTTCTTTGTTCTTCCCTttcctctcctctctgttcttcccctctttcTCGAGCTCATCCCTCATTTTGCCCAAattttgtcaagatttgaaggctctccatccatccaagtgatcacaaaggttagcaactttgtcatTTCATCTCTCATTgttagattagctcttgcaatgctctATAAGTATAGTGATTTGTGGGTTTTagtttgggaggaattatatgtgaTAGTTTATTTGATATATATGCAATTTGAGCTCAAAATAACTCTTACTTTGCATATGTTGGtatggtttacttagtgccttcccATCTCTGTcctaaccaccgtcgatcgcccgcaccgtcccgtcagcggcaccaccttgtggtgaacCTCTTGTTCTTATCCTTTTTATATATAAAAACCATGTTTGTGTGATAGATATATAGTTACTTGTATAATTttttacccgtacgttgtttgttatacatagtgccacggttttgatatccgtccctgTCAGCCCTCCTCTGgtttatgattcggatgtggtatattctcttttataactatttgttgcatttcgtgtttatgaaaAATTACGCcaatcaagttgacatagatatttttatctaggaggtatgtgaaccggaaattccaactgaccctattgttgagaggttaaatttagttaaaataaaatgagtatttgaaagaaaaattgaaaagaattgaggaggagaagatggaattggagttgcatgttgccgatgtcgtcaatgatcacaagatcaagctagagaaaatgcgcttgaagattagaaaatatgacattgatagtgaggcttggtatcattatgctgttggatcaattgttaccttagttgcgatcttgatcacatttgttgttgcatttaaatgctttagctagagagtttgTATGTTGTTTTATGAGAATAAGtgtgtatgaactttatgtatgaacttgtattaatttggtcttttcggtgttgtgtaatgaagatgagccggcaatggatgtacgatgaccgatgctctccccagttcgttaaTGGCATGCGGACTTTtttgcttgcggctgaggcaaacaagcgggcagatggttttatgtgttgtacATGTGCTGGCTATAAGATGATCACAATTACTCTAACTCAAGAACCATTCACTagcacctgtttgagtccggtttcatgccccactataatgtttggaccaagcaccgagaaagaggggttatgatggaagacagtGAAGAAGAATAGGATGACGACAACTATCCTAGCCATGATTTTCCTGAATACGATGGTACAACAATGGGGGAACAAGCTGAGctggcaatgcgggaagaagctaaAGAAGAAGCATCAGATGAGCCcgctgatgatctaggtcgggccattggcGATGCAAAGAGAAACCGAGTAAGTGAAAAGGAGAGGctgaagttgcagcgcatgttagaggatcacaagaaaTCGTTGTACCTAAATTGCAAAGCTGACAAGAAAAagttgggcaccacactggaattgctggaatggaaggcagagaatggtgtatctgacaagggactTGGAAAGTAACTGATAATGTTAAAGAagatgcttccaaaggacaacgaattgcccgagagtacgtacgaagcagaGAATGTTGCCTGACCTCTAGgattagaggtgcagaagatacatgcatgcccaaACGACtccatcctctaccgcggtgactacgaggatttgaatgcatgcccggtatgcggtgtattgcgctataagatcagccgtgatgaccctggtgatgtggAGGGccagcgccccaggaagaagattcctgccaaggtgatgtggtatgtgatacgtctccaacgtatctataatttttgattgttccatgctattacattatcaaccttggatgttttatatgcatttatatgctattttatatgattttttgggactaacctattaacctagagcccagtgccagtttctgttttttccttgttttagggtttcaaagaaaaggaatatcaaacggagtccaaacggaatgaaaccttcggaaaagttatttttggaaagaaagcaatacaggagacttggagtgcacgtcaggggatcaacgaggaagccacgaggcaggggggcgcgccctccacccttgtgggcccctcgaggctcccctgatgtatttcttccgcctatatatatccatataccctaaaactctcggggagcacaatagatcgggagttccgccgccagaaggctccgtagccaccgaaagccaatctagacctgttccggcaccctgccggagggggcaatccctctccggtggccatcttcatcatcccggtgctctccatgatgaggagggagtagttctccctcggggctaagggtatgtaccagtagctatgtgtttgatctctctctctctctctctcgtgttcttgaggtgatacgatcttgatgtatcgcgagctttgctattatatttggatcctatgatgttttctccccctctactctcttgtaatggattgagtttttcctttgaagttatcttatcggattgagtctttaaagatttgagaacacttgatgtatgtcttgccgtgcgtatctgtggtgacaatgggatatcacatgattcacttgatgtatgttttggtgatcaacttgcgggttccgcccatgaacctatgcataggggttggcacacgttttcgtcgtgatcctctggtagaaactttggggcactctttgaggttctatgtgttggttgaatagatgaatctgagattgtgtgatgcatatcgtataatcatacccacggatacttgaggcgacattggagtatctaggtgacattagggttttggttgatttgtgtcttaaggtgttattctagtacgaactctagggctgtttgtgacacttataggaatagcccaatggattgattggaaagaataactttgaggtggtttcgtaccctaccataatctcttcgtttgttctccactattagtgactttggagtgactctttgttgcatgttgagggatagttatgtgatccaattatgttattattgttgagagaacttgcactagtgaaagtatgaaccctaggccttgtttcctagcattgcaataccgtttatgctcatttttatcatttgctacctttatgtttttatattttcagattacaaaaacctacatctactatccatataccacttgtatcaccatctcttcgccgaactagtgcacctatacaatttaccattgtattgggtgtgttgggtacacaagagactctttgttatttggttgcagggttgcttgagagagaccatcttcatcctacgcctcctacggattgataaatcttaggtcatccacttgaggaaaatttgctactgtcctacaaacctctgcacttggaggcccaacaacgtctacaagaagaaggttgtgtagtagacatcaagctcttttctggcaccgttgccgggaggttagcgcttgaaagtatatctttagatcttgcaattgaatctttttatttcttgttttatcactagtttagtttataaaagaaaactataaaaaaatatggaattgagtttgcctcatacgcttcatctttttaatatctttcgtgagtatgatggaaaggaaaattgtgccaaagtgttagaataagaattcattaaaatgtttggcactaaatatttgaatgatgagcatgattgctaTGTTGTTAgcatgaattccttgaatatccatgatgctaatgatatgcaaagccacaagcttggggaagctatgtttgatgaatatgatattttttgtcccccaagttttgatgagcaaatttattatgatgaaagcatgcctcctatttatgatgattatatttatgaaagtggattttgagaggtcatgactttattttgtgatgaatccactattccagaagaggttccaattgattatgagaacaaagttgctatctatgatgattattgtgatgacttgtatgctataaagaataatgatatccatgaaacttgtcatcatgattttagttttcaattggattatgcctcacatgataattattttgttgagtttgctcccactattattcatgagaagaattttgcttgtgtggagagtaataaaatttctatgcttgtagatcatgaaaagaatgctttaggtgctggttatattgtttaattcattcatgatgctactgaaaattattatgagggaggaatatatgcttgtaggaattgcaataatatcaagtttcctctctatgtgcttaaaattttgaagttatgcttgttttaccttcctatgcaagttgattcttgtttccataagttgtttgctcacaaaatccctatgcataggaagagggttagacttaaatgtgctagtcatattcatcatgatgctctctttatgtttcaattcttatcttttatgtgagcatcattgaaatcatcatgcctagctaggggcgttaaacgatagcgcttgttgggaggcaacccaactttatttttgttccttgctttttgttcctatttagtaataaattaatcatctagcctctgtttagatttggttttatgtgtttaattagtgtttgtgccaagtagaacctttgggaagacttggggaaagtctttgcgatcatgctgtaaaaaacagaaactttagcgctcacgagaattgctgcaagtttttattggagagtgctatttagttaattcttttcgaaaacgattaataga containing:
- the LOC125516285 gene encoding uncharacterized protein LOC125516285, whose protein sequence is MAGFPLVGPPEAATAAGAAVPTGDAFVDLLDASFNKATETGGAGKALTENSSPTFVSSGDPCLDFFFHVVPGTPAASVASLLAAAWAADPVTALRLVANLRGVRGSGKSDREGFYAAALWLHARHPATLARNAASVAAFGYLKDLPELLHRIVHGGKSTRTPGKKARLEAEGGGFVGRGRGRGRWSGGSSGRKPRSEDRAPPVGSSEERTAASLERDRELAAAAAVSRRAKRAEAAARALEMHSRDSTYRFLHDRTADLFAELLAEDMRKLSVGNVKDFSLAAKWCPSLDSSYDRSTLLCEAIARRLFPRGSSSELGDDLPDAHYAYRAREHLRRAAIVPLRAALKLPEVFISARAWESVVYTRVASVAMKNYKDLFLKHDAERFNAYLADVKSGKKRIAAGALLPHQIIESLGEDGDDGGLADLQWQRMVDDMRALGKLNSCVAVCDVSGSMSGLPMDVCIALGLLVSELTDDPWRGRVITFSEQPNIHMIKGDTLSEKTEFVRNMDWGMNTDFQAVFDKILEVAVGAGLPAEKMVQRVFVFSDMEFDQASANPWETDYEAIVRKFSEAGYGAAVPEIVFWNLRDSKAVPVMSGQKGVALVSGFSKNLLKLFLDGGGTFTPRVVMEKAIAGPEYDQLAVFD